A single Populus alba chromosome 7, ASM523922v2, whole genome shotgun sequence DNA region contains:
- the LOC118050503 gene encoding putative glycosyltransferase 7, translating into MLFCKMVTPELSQSKSQFSPMAKSSVRTKPSSCFSDGSLYLGAALLAFLLVWSLWSYALSHNFDPKTSAKSVANTHAHECVQENPEVNLHYDPPDQTFYDDQELSYSIEKPIKNWDEKRKEWLKHHPSFAPGARDRVVLVTGSQPKPCKNPIGDHLLLRFFKNKVDYCRIHGYDIFYNNVLLHPKMHSYWAKLPVVKAAMLAHPEAEWIWWVDSDAMFTDMEYKLPLQRYDYKKHNLIVHGWEKLIYEKKSWTALNAGVFLIRNCQWSMDFMEKWSGMGPMSSEYEKWGGIQRSVFKDKLFPESDDQSGLTYLLYKDKSLTEKIYLEGEYYFEGYWADILPTYDNITEKYTELEKEDGKLRRRHAEKVSEQYGVFREPHLREAGNGKGSWRRPFITHFTGCQPCSGDHNQMYEGETCWNGMVKALNFADNQVLRKYGFVHPDLLDSSTVTETSFDYPDDGPW; encoded by the coding sequence ATGCTGTTTTGTAAAATGGTCACCCCTGAATTGTCTCAAAGCAAGTCTCAGTTCTCTCCAATGGCTAAATCAAGTGTCAGAACCAAACCCTCATCCTGTTTCAGTGATGGGTCTCTCTATCTCGGTGCTGCTTTACTGGCATTCTTACTAGTTTGGTCACTTTGGTCCTATGCACTCTCTCACAATTTCGACCCCAAAACAAGTGCGAAATCTGTCGCCAACACCCATGCCCATGAATGCGTTCAAGAAAACCCTGAAGTCAATTTACACTACGACCCACCAGACCAGACCTTCTATGACGATCAAGAACTGAGTTACTCGATCGAGAAACCGATCAAGAACTGGGACGAGAAACGAAAAGAGTGGCTTAAACATCACCCTTCGTTTGCCCCAGGTGCTCGTGATCGTGTGGTTCTTGTGACTGGATCACAACCAAAACCATGTAAGAACCCAATAGGTGATCATTTACTCTTGAGattctttaaaaacaaagttgATTATTGTAGAATCCACGGTTATGATATCTTTTACAACAACGTTTTGTTACATCCAAAAATGCATAGTTACTGGGCCAAACTACCCGTCGTTAAAGCAGCCATGTTGGCTCACCCAGAAGCTGAGTGGATTTGGTGGGTTGACTCGGATGCTATGTTCACCGACATGGAGTACAAGCTTCCATTACAACGTTACGATTACAAGAAACATAATCTGATCGTTCACGGGTGGGAAAAACTGATCTACGAGAAGAAGAGCTGGACTGCTTTAAACGCTGGCGTTTTTCTGATTAGAAACTGTCAGTGGTCCATGGATTTCATGGAGAAATGGAGCGGCATGGGTCCTATGAGTTCAGAATATGAAAAATGGGGTGGGATCCAACGGTCAGTATTCAAGGACAAACTGTTCCCCGAGTCAGACGACCAGTCGGGTTTGACATATTTGCTTTACAAAGATAAGAGTTTAACGGAGAAGATTTACTTAGAAGGGGAGTATTATTTCGAAGGTTATTGGGCAGATATACTGCCAACGTATGATAACATAACGGAGAAGTACACGGAGTTAGAAAAGGAAGATGGGAAATTGAGGAGACGACATGCAGAGAAAGTGAGCGAGCAATACGGTGTGTTTAGAGAGCCACACCTGAGAGAGGCAGGGAATGGAAAAGGCAGCTGGAGAAGACCGTTTATCACGCATTTTACTGGCTGCCAACCTTGTAGTGGGGACCACAATCAGATGTATGAAGGGGAGACTTGCTGGAATGGGATGGTCAAGGCTTTGAATTTTGCTGATAATCAAGTTCTGAGGAAGTATGGTTTCGTGCACCCTGATTTACTGGATTCTAGCACCGTCACCGAGACGTCGTTTGATTATCCTGATGATGGGCCCTGGTAA
- the LOC118050501 gene encoding uncharacterized protein gives MEAYNSSTSLTTSSSPYSKQSSEETKGLKMPQSYHLSLHSIRKPQMKPWKKPIAPLPPTPPRVYKVDPINFRDLVQKLTGAPEPEPVPEPQHQPRLQSVAPPPLDLAKPTLYGRDFSAVPSQLLPSPAKTPLSALYQELMSESLDVKPKKLSDSLMAVSSSLELNLSPSSRAWCSFPLLSPGTLSSLEQGTVL, from the coding sequence ATGGAAGCATATAATTCTTCTACTTCTTTAACGACATCCTCATCACCGTACTCGAAACAATCCTCCGAGGAAACAAAAGGCCTGAAAATGCCACAATCTTACCATCTATCACTCCATTCCATTCGGAAACCTCAGATGAAACCATGGAAGAAACCAATAGCACCATTGCCTCCAACGCCACCAAGAGTTTACAAGGTGGATCCTATAAACTTCCGAGACCTTGTTCAGAAGCTCACTGGTGCACCCGAGCCAGAGCCAGTGCCAGAGCCACAGCATCAGCCAAGGCTCCAAAGCGTGGCACCTCCTCCACTTGATCTTGCTAAACCAACATTATATGGTCGAGATTTTTCAGCAGTACCCTCACAACTCCTTCCTTCTCCTGCGAAAACCCCATTGTCTGCCTTGTACCAGGAGTTAATGTCTGAATCATTGGATGTAAAACCCAAGAAGTTATCAGATAGTTTAATGGCCGTATCAAGTTCGCTCGAATTGAATCTGTCACCATCCTCTCGTGCTTGGTGTTCCTTTCCTCTTCTGAGTCCAGGAACTCTTTCCAGTCTTGAGCAAGGCACTGTGCTTTAG
- the LOC118050502 gene encoding uncharacterized protein: MATNKKPSKESKLKRILKVPLKILTSARDFYMKGMTEYSDQVYVMSNPTGNLNNLPRSYSVSSSKSNHFDDDYRELIRAASTRSTLGRSNNMDVRARQQYITRDQKSAAEVADNLSRSRSVAIGRIDEETSCDFDEDQDVKAKTGHVYPRSRNYAVSKRAPTRAF, translated from the coding sequence ATGGCTACCAATAAGAAGCCTAGCAAAGAGAGCAAACTGAAAAGGATTCTGAAGGTGCCCCTCAAGATTTTGACCAGCGCCCGGGACTTCTACATGAAAGGCATGACCGAATACTCAGACCAGGTTTATGTGATGAGTAACCCTACAGGAAATCTTAATAACTTGCCTCGCAGCTACAGTGTCAGCTCCTCGAAATCAAACCACTTCGATGATGATTACAGGGAGCTTATAAGGGCTGCATCCACAAGGAGTACTTTAGGACGTAGCAACAACATGGATGTTCGTGCAAGACAGCAATATATTACTCGTGATCAAAAATCTGCAGCTGAAGTAGCAGACAATTTGTCTAGGAGTCGCAGCGTTGCTATTGGAAGGATCGACGAAGAAACATCATGCGACTTTGATGAAGATCAGGATGTCAAGGCTAAGACTGGTCATGTTTATCCCAGAAGCAGAAACTATGCTGTTTCTAAAAGAGCTCCTACTAGGGCGttttaa
- the LOC118050504 gene encoding uncharacterized protein: protein MRGEEKRRRLHEALLNTLYPQTHETEDGKGPVSTANDGFDVSLVPDDYGLRQGGSSTSEEDDGGGGGGGEGRLESETLKLTRAQRKRLRRKKLKEDISRRGKIIGPLMPLSRNDGEGGCSSAVKERSPAVRENADEDGSHLSAATSNNPGSGANQSKLKQRRMAKRLARERLKPSIVETDVQDQTLKSTTEETGDQDQI from the exons ATGCGCGGTGAAGAGAAGCGACGCCGGCTCCATGAGGCCCTTCTTAACACTCTTTATCCACAAACACAT GAAACAGAAGATGGAAAAGGCCCTGTAAGCACAGCGAATGATGGGTTTGATGTTAGTCTGGTCCCAG ATGATTATGGGCTGCGACAGGGTGGTTCATCGACAAGTGAGGAAGAtgacggtggtggtggtggtggtggtgagggCAGATTAGAATCGGAGACCCTCAAGTTAACTAGAGCTCAAAGGAAGAGGCTACGTCGAAAGAAGCTCAAGGAGGATATTTCTCGTCGAGGAAAAATTATCGGGCCATTAATGCCTTTGTCAAGGAATGACGGAGAAGGTGGCTGTAGTAGTGCAGTTAAAGAACGCAGCCCAGCTGTTCGAGAAAATGCTGATGAGGATGGTAGTCATCTTAGTGCTGCTACCAGTAACAACCCTG GAAGTGGTGCTAACCAGAGCAAGCTAAAGCAGAGAAGGATGGCTAAGAGGCTGGCAAGGGAAAGGTTGAAGCCTTCCATTGTGGAGACTGATGTTCAGGACCAAACTTTGAAGTCTACAACAGAGGAGACCGGTGATCAAG ATCAGATATGA